The uncultured Bacteroides sp. DNA segment AAATAGTTAGTTGACTTGACAGTGTAAACCGTTCCTTTTCCTCTCACCATATCCCCATCCATACATCTGACTTCATCATCTACTTTAAGATAGACTTTCTTCTCACACACTACATGGTAGTTAGGTCTGTGCACAGAACCGTTCTCAGAAGTAAACTCTTTGGTTGTGTTATCATCACAACGGCATCCGCATACTGTTTGCCAGCTCTCACCGCCTGTACCGGGAATTGGTTGCCCGTATTCGTTATGATCCGGCTCGGTGGTAACTTTAACTTGCAATATATGAGGGGTGAAAATCATAGAAATGTTACTTTAGGTCTATTACTTAACTCATCCTTTAATCCGTACTGCTTGCAAGCCCATGAATAGTAGTCCTTAATGCCCTGAATGTTCCAAGACATTGAAAACCCACTTTCTGAAATTGATTGCGCACGAAGTAAGAGAGAAGGGACGAACCTCGCAATGGCAACATCTACTTTGAGCTTGTTATCAGTAGTCACCTCTTCATCCAATCCAAGAGAGATATCCAAAAGGTCAGCCTCCGACAATCGAATGCCGAAGGTCTGAAACTTTAGTTTTATGTAGTCACCTATTATCATGCGTTCAGAGCTGATAAATCGAAGTTCACAATCTGCGTAGGATTACTGATTTGAGGAATCCACTCGGCAGCGTACTCAAGATAACGACCGTTCTTATCTCTGTATTGGGAGATAAGCATATTACCGTCCGCTCCTGTATAAGTACGTCCCTGAATAGGGTCAGTTGCTTCATACGGAGTATGGAATCTCATATAGCCAATCTTATCCTGCGGTAAGAGAGTAATACGATCATCGGCATATACAGCCTTGTTTACCCCGGTTTGGTCTTTTACGTAATCGTTTTTGATTTCGATAGCGGGAAGACCGATACCTGTGAATACCTCAGAAGCCATTTGCGAAGTGATAAGTCCACCAGCCATATAGAACTGATTGGAACCTAGTGTCATCTTGAACTTATCCCCGAATTCAGAAGAACCCACAATGTTCTTAATGAACGTTGAGCGTGTCATGATCATTTTAGAGAACGCTCCGTAATCAGCCGCCAAAGCATTAATTTGAGCTTGCAGATAAGTAATGAAAACATTCTTAGTAGCAGCCTCGGGAGTGATAAACTTAAGCGGAAGATCAATCTTCAACAAGTCTGTTCCGTCAGGGTTGTTATCTTTGTTCTTCACTTCTGCGCTACCAGTCATCAGCAATGAGCCTACAACTAAATCCATTCTCTTATGAGCGGCCAACAATACTTGGCGATAATCATCATAGATAAAGCCCACAATCTCATTAAGAGCTGTGGTTTGGTCAGATGTCTTAGCAGCGTTGTATTTATCAATCAGATCCTGTAACTCGGAAAGACGGTCAATAGACATTTGATAAGCATCACCTAAATAGGCGATTTCGCCATAGCCTGAACCGATATTCCGACGCTCACGAATAGGTTTCTCTCCATAACGGGAATTGACAGAACCTGCCATAACACCGGTAACAGTACCGATATAATCCTTGAACACACGGGTAGTCGTTCTACGGAAGTCCAAATACTGCGTCCAATAGATCATATCTTTACGTGTTTGAGTAACACGGTTAATGACCGCCGATACTATATTGGGATCATTAAATAACGTATCA contains these protein-coding regions:
- a CDS encoding DUF6706 family protein; amino-acid sequence: MIIGDYIKLKFQTFGIRLSEADLLDISLGLDEEVTTDNKLKVDVAIARFVPSLLLRAQSISESGFSMSWNIQGIKDYYSWACKQYGLKDELSNRPKVTFL